Proteins encoded in a region of the Zea mays cultivar B73 chromosome 2, Zm-B73-REFERENCE-NAM-5.0, whole genome shotgun sequence genome:
- the LOC103648677 gene encoding protein ALP1-like, whose amino-acid sequence MSHRHRDHDSDSSDSEDETLMLVNLLTLNIEARRHHRRRSRLPRRVIHRDYFAGENLIHHHYFGPNPVYPPHVFRRRFRMSRPLFLRILQGLQQQDSYFTQRVDATGMPGLGPLQKVCAAMRVLAYGLPSDAVDEYIQIGESTARECLHHFCRGIIAYFSGWYLRTPNEADITRIMHHSESRGFPGMLGSIDCMHWEWRNCPTAWRGQFCGRNGRASMILEAVATYDLWIWHARDKNDVNVLHRSPVFDPMTFGRMPHVHYTINGNAYNFGYYLADGIYPNWPTFVKAIRHPYEQKKVYFTQMQESCRKDIERAFGVLQARCAVLRGPAYGWDRNRLTEIITACIIMHNMIVEDEGAFAANIDFGENTSSIEPSQLIAEGRAEWVINHFDLRRQERSCSLQNDIVKHLWARRGSM is encoded by the exons ATGTCTCACAGGCATAGGGATCATGATTCTGATTCGAGTGATAGTGAGGACGAAACACTTATGCTTGTCAATCTTCTTACCCTCAACATAGAGGCCAGACGCCATCACCGACGACGGTCCCGTTTACCTCGCCGCGTCATTCACAGGGATTATTTTGCTGGAGAAAATCTTATCCACCATCACTACTTCGGCCCGAACCCAGTGTATCCACCCCACGTCTTTCGTAGAAG GTTCCGCATGAGTAGGCCTCTCTTTCTCCGAATCTTGCAAGGACTTCAACAGCAGGATTCGTACTTTACACAACGGGTAGACGCAACTGGCATGCCAGGACTAGGTCCCCTCCAAAAAGTATGTGCGGCAATGCGGGTACTTGCATATGGGTTACCTTCTGATGCAGTAGACGAGTACATTCAAATTGGCGAGTCCACAGCTAGGGAATGCCTTCATCATTTTTGTCGAGGAATCATTGCATACTTTAGTGGGTGGTATCTACGAACTCCTAATGAAGCTGACATAACACGCATCATGCACCATAGCGAATCAAGGGGTTTCCCTGGAATGTTGGGTTCTatagattgcatgcattgggaaTGGCGGAACTGTCCTACGGCATGGCGTGGTCAGTTTTGTGGCAGAAATGGTCGAGCGTCCATGATACTAGAAGCTGTAGCAACGTATGATCTTTGGATTTGGCATGCCAGGGACAAAAACGACGTCAACGTGCTGCACCGATCACCAGTATTCGACCCCATGACATTCGGTCGAATGCCACATGTCCATTATACAATTAATGGTAATGCTTATAACTTCGGTTATTACCTAGCTGATGGTATTTACCCCAACTGGCCAACATTTGTAAAAGCAATCAGGCACCCATATGAGCAAAAGAAAGTCTATTTCACACAAATGCAGGAAAGTTGTCGAAAGGATATTGAGCGTGCATTTGGAGTTCTTCAAGCACGGTGCGCGGTGCTGCGAGGTCCAGCGTATGGTTGGGATCGTAATCGTTTAACTGAGATAATCACAGCTTGCatcatcatgcacaacatgattgtaGAAGACGAAGGGGCGTTTGCTGCTAATATTGATTTTGGAGAGAACACTTCAAGCATTGAACCATCGCAACTTATTGCAGAAGGAAGGGCGGAATGGGTCATAAACCACTTCGATCTTCGTCGCCAAGAACGATCGTGCTCCCTCCAAAATGATATTGTCAAGCATTTGTGGGCTCGACGTGGAAGCATGTAA
- the LOC100275911 gene encoding uncharacterized protein LOC100275911: MDRLNAKLYLHNCFIMKENERLRNKALLLNQENKALLTELKQRVARTAAAAAAAGNHAPTIPDLNAAAPAGAHEKPAASPKPKKAVAN; the protein is encoded by the coding sequence ATGGACAGGCTGAACGCGAAGCTGTACCTGCACAACTGCTTCATCATGAAGGAGAACGAGCGGCTGCGCAACAAGGCTCTGCTGCTCAACCAGGAGAACAAGGCCTTGCTCACCGAGCTCAAGCAGCGCGTCGCcagaacggcggcggcggcggcagcggcaggcAACCACGCGCCAACGATCCCGGACCTCAATGCCGCCGCTCCTGCAGGGGCGCACGAGAAGCCGGCGGCGTCGCCCAAGCCAAAGAAGGCGGTCGCAAACTGA
- the LOC100284560 gene encoding uncharacterized protein LOC100284560 precursor — MASVRRSAVALIASFLVVAAVGAQPMDPKNPISSDPNVIPVYMSPGSPPTYVSCYNSTHGQQGSEPTCSILARQCPRGCRDTCYVHCPSCKLVCLCELTGSECYDPRFVGGDGNKFLFHGRRDADFCLVSDANLHINAHFIGKRNDARAAAPARDFTWVQALGIRFGGHRLYLGVRRTAVWDDAEDRLAITFDGVPVALDAVAGASWSPAAAPALSVFRTGPANGVVVRLDGRFRAVANAVPVTAEDSRVHGYGLRPGDGSLAHLNVAFKFYALSADVHGVLGQTYRPGYVSAAGVDAGARVPVMGGAGRFQVYGGIFDTSCEVGRFAGEDHGPVGGVTVEEPTDALCGSGKASTGLVCKK; from the exons ATGGCGTCCGTCCGGCGGTCCGCCGTGGCCCTGATCGCCTCCTTTCTCgtcgtcgcggcagtgggagcccAGCCGATGGACCCGAAGAACCCCATCTCGTCAGACCCCAATGTGATCCCCGTATACATGAGCCCCGGCTCGCCCCCCACCTACGTGAGCTGTTACAACAGCACCCATGGGCAGCAAGGGTCGGAACCCACGTGCTCCATCCTCGCGCGCCAGTGTCCCCGCGGTTGCCGGGACACCTGCTACGTCCACTGCCCGTCCTGCAAGCTCGTCTGCC TGTGCGAGCTGACCGGCTCGGAGTGCTACGACCCGCGCTTCGTGGGAGGCGACGGCAACAAGTTCCTGTTCCACGGCCGGCGCGACGCCGACTTCTGCCTGGTGTCGGACGCCAACCTGCACATCAACGCGCACTTCATCGGCAAGCGCAACGAcgcgcgcgccgccgcgccggcgcgGGACTTCACGTGGGTGCAGGCGCTGGGCATCCGGTTCGGCGGGCACCGGCTGTACCTGGGCGTCCGGAGGACGGCCGTCTGGGACGACGCCGAGGACCGGCTGGCCATCACCTTCGACGGGGTGCCCGTGGCGCTGGACGCCGTGGCCGGCGCCAGCTGgagccccgcggcggcgcccgcgctgtccgtgtTCCGCACGGGCCCCGCCAACGGCGTGGTGGTGCGCCTGGACGGGCGGTTCCGGGCCGTGGCCAACGCCGTGCCGGTGACCGCCGAGGACTCGAGGGTCCACGGCTACGGCCTGCGCCCCGGGGACGGCAGCCTCGCGCACCTCAACGTGGCGTTCAAGTTCTACGCCCTCAGCGCCGACGTGCACGGCGTGCTGGGCCAGACCTACCGCCCGGGCTACGTCAGCGCCGCCGGGGTGGACGCGGGCGCCAGGGTCCCCGTCATGGGCGGCGCCGGAAGGTTCCAGGTGTACGGCGGCATCTTCGACACCAGCTGCGAGGTCGGGCGGTTCGCTGGCGAGGACCACGGGCCCGTGGGCGGCGTCACCGTGGAGGAGCCGACCGACGCGCTCTGCGGCAGCGGCAAGGCCAGCACTGGCCTGGTCTGCAAGAAGTGA